From Planctomycetota bacterium, one genomic window encodes:
- a CDS encoding dipeptidase, with the protein MSAKLEDVLESLDARRDAAEASLKEFLAIPSVSTKPEHAGDCRQAAQWLADQLDAAGLDTSVMETGSRTKLGHPIVVAKNKHQPGLPTVLFYGHYDVQPPEPLDLWKTPAFEPDVRDGKVFARGAADDKGPVWAHADAIITYQAHGGLPVNLIMLIEGEEENASENLEAFVKSYADQLKADVAVVSDTGQFGPGQPAITYGLRGLCYQEVTLTASNTDLHSGMFGGTVPNAGNELCKLIASLHDAEGRVTVDGFYDGIIELTDDERDAWKQLDFDEAGYFRDLGLAAGTGETGFTTIERKWARPTLDVNGITTGYQGDGAKTVIPAKASAKISMRLVPGQDWQDIGEKFRKTLQDRCPANCSLDFIDHGGIDASLLPKNSPAMDLAADAVEIGFGTKPVAIREGGSIPVGSLFKEALGLDTLFVGFGLPDDNLHAPNEKMDLDAFHAGRRTAAALYAKLAGLVQ; encoded by the coding sequence ATGAGTGCGAAGCTTGAAGACGTGCTGGAGTCCCTCGACGCCCGTCGCGACGCGGCCGAGGCATCGTTGAAAGAGTTCCTCGCGATCCCGTCCGTCAGCACCAAGCCCGAACACGCCGGCGACTGTCGGCAGGCGGCTCAGTGGCTGGCGGACCAGCTCGATGCGGCGGGGCTCGACACGTCGGTGATGGAAACCGGCTCCAGGACCAAGCTCGGCCATCCGATCGTGGTCGCCAAGAACAAGCACCAGCCCGGCCTGCCGACGGTGCTGTTCTACGGCCACTACGACGTCCAGCCGCCCGAGCCGCTGGACCTCTGGAAAACACCCGCGTTCGAGCCGGATGTTCGCGACGGCAAGGTCTTCGCCCGCGGCGCTGCCGATGACAAGGGGCCGGTCTGGGCACATGCCGACGCGATCATCACCTACCAGGCGCACGGCGGCCTGCCGGTGAATCTGATCATGCTGATCGAGGGCGAGGAAGAGAACGCCAGCGAGAACCTCGAGGCCTTCGTCAAGAGCTATGCCGATCAGCTCAAGGCCGACGTCGCGGTCGTCAGTGACACCGGCCAGTTCGGCCCGGGGCAGCCGGCGATCACCTACGGCCTGCGTGGCCTGTGCTACCAAGAGGTCACGCTCACCGCGAGCAACACGGACCTCCACAGCGGCATGTTCGGCGGCACGGTGCCCAACGCCGGCAACGAGCTGTGCAAGCTCATTGCCTCGCTCCACGATGCCGAGGGCCGCGTGACGGTCGACGGCTTCTACGACGGCATCATCGAGCTCACCGACGACGAGCGCGACGCGTGGAAACAACTCGATTTCGACGAGGCCGGCTACTTCCGCGACCTCGGCCTAGCCGCTGGCACCGGCGAGACGGGCTTCACCACCATCGAACGCAAGTGGGCCAGGCCCACGCTCGACGTCAACGGCATCACCACCGGCTATCAGGGCGATGGAGCCAAGACCGTCATCCCGGCCAAGGCGTCAGCGAAGATCAGCATGCGACTCGTTCCGGGGCAGGACTGGCAGGACATCGGCGAGAAGTTTCGCAAAACGCTCCAGGACCGCTGCCCGGCCAATTGCTCGCTCGACTTCATCGATCACGGTGGCATCGACGCGTCGCTCTTGCCCAAGAACTCACCCGCAATGGATCTCGCGGCAGACGCGGTCGAAATCGGCTTCGGCACCAAGCCCGTTGCGATCCGTGAGGGCGGCAGTATCCCCGTCGGCAGCCTGTTCAAGGAAGCCCTCGGCCTGGACACGCTCTTCGTCGGCTTCGGCCTGCCCGACGACAACCTCCACGCGCCGAACGAGAAGATGGACCTCGACGCCTTCCACGCCGGCCGACGAACGGCGGCAGCGCTCTACGCGAAGCTTGCCGGGCTCGTGCAGTAG
- a CDS encoding glycosyltransferase, which translates to MTEAAADLGNAPSDLLASATLGVPEVAPLTSLEVAPPGWGESIYNRLEQAAIWLDETLIEPLLVPIGLWGTLGLYVLTLLIVAMYGLHRYKLVYLYKKYRHNAPEAAALPDVLPRVTIQLPMFNEDLVAERVIDAACAIDWPRDRLDIQVLDDSTDHSADIAKAAVERWREKGVDISYHHRTVRTGYKAGALAEGAKSAKGIYIAIFDADFVPPADLLYNVVPHFKDDKVGMVQVRWDHLNRDASLLTKSQAIFLDGHFVIEHTARNRSGRFMHFNGTAGVWRRETITDAGGWQHDTLTEDLDLSYRAQLKGWQFVYLPQHAAPAELPPEMIAFKQQAHRWTKGSFQTALKLLPRILKSKALPWQVKSEAFFHLTNTAVYPLVVIMTLLMYPAFILSEAPLKHHPVGTFLFGFTLFVVASCSTATFFAFAQAELFGKKTGWRTLLYMPFIMALGVGLSLNNTRAVWEAIWTRRQYKKGGPVVNEFVRTPKYATNAKVRKQFNSDNVTREDGDRLTAAPAVPKGTFWSFKSLGLPIVECGFGVYLSTFIFISVVYGYAIFTLPFLIMFAAGYFYVGISSLLVLWRMHQERLAAAAMAQEATVQA; encoded by the coding sequence GTGACCGAAGCCGCTGCAGACCTGGGCAACGCACCCTCCGATTTGCTCGCCTCCGCCACGCTCGGCGTGCCCGAGGTCGCACCGCTGACGTCGCTGGAGGTCGCGCCGCCCGGCTGGGGCGAGTCGATCTACAACCGCCTCGAACAGGCGGCGATTTGGCTGGACGAGACGCTGATCGAGCCGCTACTCGTGCCGATTGGTTTATGGGGCACGCTGGGCCTGTACGTCCTGACGCTGCTGATCGTCGCGATGTACGGGCTGCACCGGTACAAGCTGGTCTACCTGTACAAAAAGTACCGGCATAACGCCCCCGAGGCCGCGGCGCTGCCCGACGTGCTGCCGCGGGTGACGATCCAGCTGCCGATGTTCAACGAGGACCTCGTCGCCGAGCGCGTCATCGACGCCGCGTGCGCGATCGACTGGCCGCGGGATCGGCTGGACATCCAGGTGCTCGATGACTCGACGGACCACTCGGCCGACATCGCCAAGGCGGCCGTCGAGCGATGGCGCGAGAAGGGCGTCGACATCAGCTACCACCATCGGACCGTCCGCACCGGCTACAAGGCCGGCGCACTGGCCGAGGGTGCCAAGTCCGCCAAGGGCATCTACATCGCGATCTTCGACGCCGACTTCGTCCCGCCGGCAGACCTGCTTTACAACGTTGTCCCACACTTCAAGGACGACAAGGTCGGCATGGTCCAGGTCCGCTGGGACCATCTGAACCGCGATGCGTCGCTGCTCACCAAGAGCCAGGCGATCTTCCTCGACGGCCACTTCGTCATCGAACACACCGCCCGCAATCGCAGCGGCCGTTTCATGCACTTCAACGGCACCGCCGGCGTGTGGCGTCGCGAGACCATCACCGACGCCGGCGGATGGCAGCACGACACGCTCACGGAAGACCTCGACCTCAGCTACCGCGCCCAGCTCAAAGGCTGGCAGTTCGTCTACCTTCCCCAGCACGCCGCTCCGGCCGAGCTGCCGCCTGAGATGATCGCCTTCAAGCAGCAGGCACACCGCTGGACCAAGGGTTCCTTCCAGACCGCCCTCAAGCTGCTGCCGCGCATCCTCAAGAGCAAGGCCCTGCCCTGGCAGGTCAAGAGCGAGGCCTTCTTCCACCTGACGAACACGGCCGTCTACCCGTTGGTCGTCATCATGACGCTCTTGATGTATCCGGCGTTCATCTTGAGCGAAGCACCGCTCAAGCATCATCCGGTCGGCACGTTCCTGTTCGGCTTCACGCTGTTCGTCGTCGCCTCGTGTAGCACGGCCACGTTCTTCGCCTTCGCTCAGGCGGAGCTGTTTGGCAAGAAGACGGGCTGGCGGACGCTCCTCTACATGCCGTTCATCATGGCGCTGGGCGTCGGCCTGAGCCTGAACAACACGCGGGCGGTGTGGGAAGCGATCTGGACGCGTCGCCAATACAAGAAGGGCGGCCCGGTCGTCAACGAGTTCGTCCGCACGCCCAAGTACGCCACCAACGCCAAGGTCCGCAAGCAGTTCAACAGCGACAACGTCACACGCGAAGATGGCGATCGCCTGACCGCCGCCCCGGCCGTGCCCAAGGGCACGTTCTGGTCGTTCAAATCGCTGGGCCTGCCGATCGTCGAGTGCGGGTTCGGCGTTTACCTCAGCACCTTCATCTTCATAAGCGTCGTCTACGGCTATGCGATCTTCACGCTGCCGTTCCTGATCATGTTCGCAGCCGGCTACTTCTACGTCGGCATCAGCTCGCTGCTCGTGCTCTGGCGCATGCACCAGGAACGCCTCGCCGCCGCTGCGATGGCTCAGGAAGCGACCGTTCAGGCGTGA